CGAGTGGTCATCGCCGAGGATTCGGTGCTCCTGCGGGAGGGCCTGACCCGGCTCCTGACCGATCTCGGGCATGACGTCGTCGCCGGTGTCGGGGACGGTGAGGCGCTGATCAAGACCGTCGGCGACCTGGCCCGTGAAGGAGCGGCGCCGGACGTGGTGGTGGCCGACGTACGGATGCCGCCGACCCACACCGACGAAGGGGTCCGGGCGGCGGTCCAGCTGCGCAAGGACCATCCGGGCATCGGCGTGCTGGTGCTGTCCCAGTACGTGGAGGAGCAGTACGCGACGGAACTGCTCGCGGGCAGCAGCCGGGGGGTCGGCTATCTGCTCAAGGACCGGGTGGCCGAGGTCCGCGAGTTCGTGGACGCGGTCGTACGGGTGGCCAGGGGCGGCACGGCACTGGACCCCGAGGTGGTGGCACAGCTGCTCGGCCGCAGCCGTAAGCAGGACGTGCTGGTCGGTCTGACGCCCCGGGAGCGCGAGGTCCTGGGCCTGATGGCGGAGGGGCGGACCAACTCGGCGATCGCCAGGCAGCTGGTCGTGAGCGACGGCGCGGTGGAGAAGCACGTCAGCAACATCTTCCAGAAGCTGGGCCTGTCGCCGAGTGACGGAGATCACCGCCGGGTGCTGGCGGTGCTGACCTATCTCAACTCGTGACGGCGCCGTGCCCCACCGGTCGCCGCGGCCAGGTGAGGGGCAAGTAGGGGCAGGCAGTGGGTCCTAGTCCAAAAGACTGAGTTCAAATCGGCACAGACAGGGATGAACACAGAGCACCCGGGGGCGGATAAAACATGGCAAATTGCCACTACGAAGCGTCTCGAAACGACGTCCACCATACGAGCGGTCCAGGGAAGGCGACCCTTACCGACGTAGGGTGGCCCTGGGTGTACCGGTCGTACCGGTCGGCCCAAGCAGCCGCCTCCAGGGAGGTCCAGTTCAGTGACCAGCCAGGTCAGTAGCCCAGCCGAGCAGGCCGACGGGGCTGACGACACGAGTGAGTCCGTCGTCGGCGATCAGCGCGCGCCCGAAGGCGCGTCCGGTGTGCCCGGTGCGTCAGGCTCGAAGGAAGTCCGCCGTCTGGACCGGGTGATCATCCGTTTCGCGGGTGACTCCGGTGACGGCATGCAGCTGACGGGTGACCGGTTCACCTCCGAGACGGCGTCGTTCGGGAACGACCTGTCCACGCTGCCGAACTTCCCCGCCGAGATCCGCGCGCCCGCAGGCACCCTGCCGGGTGTGTCCTCGTTCCAGCTGCACTTCGCCGACCACGACATCCTCACCCCGGGCGACGCGCCGAACGTGCTGGTCGCGATGAACCCGGCCGCGCTCAAGGCGAACATCGGCGACGTGCCGCGGGGCGCCGACATCATCGTCAACACCGACGAGTTCACCAAGCGCCCCATGGCGAAGGTCGGTTACACCACCTCGCCCCTGGAGGACGGCTCGCTGGAGGCGTACCAGCTCCACCCGGTGCCGCTGACGACGCTGACGATCGAGGCGCTGAAGGAGTTCGGGCTCTCCCGCAAGGAGGCCGAGCGTTCGAAGAACATGTTCGCGCTGGGTCTGCTCTCGTGGATGTACCACCGCCCGACCGAGAGCACGGAGCAGTTCCTGCGGACGAAGTTCGCGAAGAAGCCGCACATCGCCGAGGCGAACGTCGCGGCGTTCCGGGCGGGCTGGAACTTCGGCGAGACCACCGAGGACTTCGCCGTCTCCTACGAGGTCGCCCCGGCCACCAAGGCGTTCCCGACCGGCACCTACCGCAACATCTCCGGGAACCTGGCGCTGTCGTACGGGCTGATCGCCGCCTCCCACCAGGCCGATCTGCCGCTCTACCTCGGGTCGTACCCGATCACGCCGGCGTCCGACATCCTCCATGAGCTGTCGCGCCACAAGAACTTCGGCGTCCGCACCTTCCAGGCGGAGGACGAGATCGCCGCCATCGGCGCGGCGCTCGGCGCGTCCTTCGGCGGTTCCCTCGCCGTGACGACGACCTCCGGGCCCGGGGTGGCCCTGAAGTCGGAGACGATCGGTCTGGCGGTCTCGCTGGAGCTGCCCCTGCTGGTGGTGGCGATCCAGCGCGGTGGTCCTTCGACCGGTCTGCCGACCAAGACCGAACAGGCCGACCTGCTCCAGGCGATGTACGGCCGCAACGGCGAGGCGCCGGTGCCGATCGTCGCCCCGCAGACCCCCGCGGACTGCTTCGACGCGGCCATCGAGGCGGCCCGGATCGCGGTCACGTACCGCACGCCGGTCTTCCTGCTCTCCGACGGCTACCTCGCCAACGGCTCCGAGCCCTGGCGGATCCCCGAGCCGGACGAACTGCCGGACCTGGGTGTGCGGTTCACCACGGCGCCCAACCACCAGCTGCCCGACGGCACGGACGTCTTCTGGCCGTACAAGCGCGACCCGCAGACCCTGGCCCGGCCGTGGGCCGTGCCCGGCACACCCGGTCTCGAACACCGCATCGGCGGCATCGAGAAGCAGGACGGCACGGGCAACATCTCCTACGACCCGGCCAACCACGACTTCATGGTCCGCACCCGCCAGGCCAAGATCGACGGCATCGAGGTGCCCGACCTCGTCGTCGACGACCCGGACGGCGCGCGCACGCTGGTGCTCGGCTGGGGCTCCACGTACGGCCCCATCACCGCCGCCGTCCGCCGGCTGCGCACGGGCGGCCACCCGATCGCGCAGGCGCATCTGCGCCACATCAACCCGTTCCCGCGGAATCTGGGCGAGGTGCTGAAGCGTTACGACAAGGTCGTGGTGCCGGAGATGAACCTGGGGCAGCTCGCCACGCTCCTGCGGGCGAAGTACCTCATCGACGCGCACTCCTACAACCAGGTCAACGGCATGCCGTTCAAGGCCGAACAGCTCGCCACGGCTCTCAAGGAGGCCATCGATGCCTGAGGTCAACGAGCTGCTTTCCCTCGTCCCCAAGGCCGAGGCCAAGCAGTCCATGAAGGACTTCAAGTCCGACCAGGAGGTCCGCTGGTGCCCCGGCTGCGGTGACTACGCCGTGCTGGCCGCCGTCCAGGGCTTCATGCCGGACCTCGGGCTGGCCAAGGAGAACATCGTGTTCGTGTCGGGGATCGGCTGCTCCAGCCGCTTCCCGTACTACATGAACACCTACGGCATGCACTCCATCCACGGACGCGCTCCGGCCATCGCCACCGGGCTCGCGAC
The nucleotide sequence above comes from Streptomyces sp. NBC_01716. Encoded proteins:
- a CDS encoding response regulator transcription factor, whose amino-acid sequence is MEDRVRVVIAEDSVLLREGLTRLLTDLGHDVVAGVGDGEALIKTVGDLAREGAAPDVVVADVRMPPTHTDEGVRAAVQLRKDHPGIGVLVLSQYVEEQYATELLAGSSRGVGYLLKDRVAEVREFVDAVVRVARGGTALDPEVVAQLLGRSRKQDVLVGLTPREREVLGLMAEGRTNSAIARQLVVSDGAVEKHVSNIFQKLGLSPSDGDHRRVLAVLTYLNS
- a CDS encoding 2-oxoacid:acceptor oxidoreductase subunit alpha — protein: MTSQVSSPAEQADGADDTSESVVGDQRAPEGASGVPGASGSKEVRRLDRVIIRFAGDSGDGMQLTGDRFTSETASFGNDLSTLPNFPAEIRAPAGTLPGVSSFQLHFADHDILTPGDAPNVLVAMNPAALKANIGDVPRGADIIVNTDEFTKRPMAKVGYTTSPLEDGSLEAYQLHPVPLTTLTIEALKEFGLSRKEAERSKNMFALGLLSWMYHRPTESTEQFLRTKFAKKPHIAEANVAAFRAGWNFGETTEDFAVSYEVAPATKAFPTGTYRNISGNLALSYGLIAASHQADLPLYLGSYPITPASDILHELSRHKNFGVRTFQAEDEIAAIGAALGASFGGSLAVTTTSGPGVALKSETIGLAVSLELPLLVVAIQRGGPSTGLPTKTEQADLLQAMYGRNGEAPVPIVAPQTPADCFDAAIEAARIAVTYRTPVFLLSDGYLANGSEPWRIPEPDELPDLGVRFTTAPNHQLPDGTDVFWPYKRDPQTLARPWAVPGTPGLEHRIGGIEKQDGTGNISYDPANHDFMVRTRQAKIDGIEVPDLVVDDPDGARTLVLGWGSTYGPITAAVRRLRTGGHPIAQAHLRHINPFPRNLGEVLKRYDKVVVPEMNLGQLATLLRAKYLIDAHSYNQVNGMPFKAEQLATALKEAIDA